Proteins from a single region of Seriola aureovittata isolate HTS-2021-v1 ecotype China chromosome 9, ASM2101889v1, whole genome shotgun sequence:
- the ptk6b gene encoding protein-tyrosine kinase 6b, which yields MGECLRRACPCLEALWQRIFSDKKPSPGGGVSGDSGGGGGGRDSSSDGGGEVRPPTPAPPPKERQPEHSSIYTAVWPFEARHEDELSFQEGDLFSVISRNGDWWTARKIDKNGRVLDTGIVPNNYLARAESLRMQPWFFGTMNRFEAQSHLLAPGNEEGAFLIRRSEKDNVGYVLSVRSSSRVKHFKIHQTDEGNFHADHNHHFSSLINLVDHYSTNSLNNTGLLGSPCKRKKPNTPDLNHFTVDEWELPKEEFTLEEELGSGYFADVYRGHWKNHINVAIKIIKSDSELNHREFQREVQILKNLRHRHLISLFAVCTASAPYYIITELMEKGSLLNFLRSPEGQLQDTASLIDMGAQVADGMSYLEEQNSIHRDLAARNVLVGGDYICKVADFGLARVIKEPFYITEDKKIPYKWSAPEAISHGKFSNKSDVWSFGILLFEIITYGGVPYPAYSNQEVFHQVSKGYRMPAPAKCPDFFYQIMLKCWSAQPDDRPPFKSLRVQLDSSSYELE from the exons ATGGGTGAGTGTCTGCGGAGAGCTTGTCCATGTCTGGAAGCACTGTGGCAGAGGATCTTCAGTGACAAAAAGCCTTctccaggaggaggagtgagtgGTGatagtggaggaggaggaggaggaagagacagcagcagtgacgGCGGCGGTGAGGTGAGACCTCCGACCCCGGCGCCGCCGCCAAAGGAGAGACAACCCGAGCACAGCTCCATCTACACGGCGGTGTGGCCGTTTGAGGCCCGGCACGAGGATGAGCTGTCGTTCCAGGAGGGGGATCTGTTCAGCGTCATCAGCCGCAACGGGGACTGGTGGACCGCGCGGAAAATCGATAAGAACGGGCGAGTCCTGGACACCGGGATAGTGCCCAACAACTACCTGGCCAGGGCCGAGTCACTGAGAATGCAACC ATGGTTCTTTGGGACAATGAATCGCTTTGAGGCACAAAGCCACCTGCTAGCACCAGGAAATGAAGAGGGAGCTTTCCTCATCCGACGCAGTGAGAAAGACAATGTTGGATATGTTCTTTCAG TGAGGTCAAGCAGTCGGGTGAAGCATTTTAAAATCCACCAAACAGATGAGGGTAATTTTCATGCGGACCACAATCACCACTTCAGCTCCCTGATCAATCTGGTGGATCACTACAGCACCAACAGTCTGAACAACACAGGCTTACTGGGAAGCCCCTGCAAGAGG AAAAAGCCCAACACCCCAGATTTGAATCATTTTACGGTGGATGAGTGGGAGCTCCCGAAAGAAGAGTTCACCCTGGAGGAAGAGCTGGGCAGTGGCTACTTTGCTGATGTCTACCGGGGGCACTGGAAAAACCACATCAATGTCGCCATCAAGATCATCAAAAGTG ATTCAGAGTTGAACCACCGTGAGTTTCAGAGGGAAGTCCAGATCCTAAAGAATCTCCGGCATCGTCACCTGATCTCCCTGTTTGCTGTGTGCACGGCCTCAGCACCATACTACATCATCACCGAGCTGATGGAGAAAGGCAGCCTGCTCAACTTCCTCAGAA gTCCGGAGGGGCAGCTTCAAGACACTGCGTCACTCATTGACATGGGTGCCCAGGTGGCTGATGGGATGTCATACCTGGAGGAGCAAAACAGCATCCACAGAGACTTGGCGGCTCGAAACGTCTTGGTGGGAGGAGACTACATCTGTAAGGTGGCTGACTTTGGACTGGCCAGAGTGATAAAG GAGCCATTTTATATCACAGAAGATAAAAAGATTCCGTACAAGTGGAGCGCTCCCGAGGCCATCAGCCATGGAAAGTTCTCCAACAAGTCAGATGTCTGGTCTTTTGGGATCTTGCTCTTTGAGATAATCACCTATGGAGGCGTTCCTTACCCAG CCTACAGCAACCAAGAAGTGTTCCATCAGGTCAGCAAAGGATACCGGATGCCAGCTCCAGCCAAATGCCCCGATTTTTTCTATCAAATCATGTTGAAATGTTGGAGTGCCCAGCCAGATGACAGGCCACCGTTCAAGTCCCTCAGGGTCCAACTGGACAGCAGCTCCTACGAGCTGGAGTGA